GGCCAACCTCACACAATGGCGGCGCGACACCTGCGGCGATCTCACCGCGGCCTTCGGCTTCGGCGAGCCCGGCGACGCGAGCACTCCCTCCCTGCCGCCTACGGCCGATGCGCTGCGCATCGTCGAGCAGCGGGTCGTATCCTTGCCGCCGCCCGCGGTCCCGAGCATCCAAGCGATGCCCGATCAGGAAGCCGGCACGTTCGTTCGGCGGCGGCGTCCGGCGCGAGCCGCGCCATGAACTTCACGCGTTAATGGTGTAAGAAGATCGAGAGGATCGTCGTAAGCCAAGTGCCGGCAATGATGCCTACCGTCCACATAAAGCGTTGATCGATCTTGCCATTGAGATCGAGCCTGAGGGAATCGATCCGGTCATAGACGGCGGTACGTAAATCGTCGATCTTGCGGTCGACGGCGTCAAATCTGCGGTCGATGGCATCGAAACGCAGATCGATGGCGGCAAGGCGCTGACTCGTTTGTTCGTAGGCACCCTCTAGATGGGCCATACGAAGTTCTAATGGACTCACGGCTGCAGTTCCTCCTAGTCGCGCTTCCATCACGACGAGAAGTAGCGTGAGCTAGGGCAAATCCTGGCGGTAGCCGTGGCGGGTGGCGATGCCGATCGCCAGCGGCGGAAGATCGTCGTCGGGGACGAGTCCGGTGGGTTTGCCGTCGATCTTGTGCACGCCGCCGTAGACCGAGAACTCGACCATTGCGGGAATCGTGAGATCGGGAAGCTTTTTCTTCCCGAGCCACTCCCACTCACACGCGACGGTTTGATCGGGGAAGAGTGCGGCGACGTAACCGCAGCCGTCGATTTCCGAACTTTCGTCGGGGTGCCGGTAACGCACGTAACCGTCGAGGGTATAGATCGGCCTGAACGTTTGAACGTACGCCGTGAACGGCGCGAACAGCACGGCGACGAAGTAACCAAAGAAGGCGATGAAGCCCAGCGCGAAGATCCACGCGATCTTGATGAGCGTCGCGTCGGCCGGCACGTGATGCGCGCGCCAGATAATTCCCAGCGTGATGAACGCCATGAAGAACATGCCGATGAGCGGCTCGATCGCAAGTGAAAATCGTCCGGTGAGGCCGCACCAAACGATGCGGCGCTCCTTTTCCGTCCACGGCCGGCTGGGGAGAAAGCGCGCCCGCGCGTCGAGCGTCGGTTTCATACGGGAATGGGTACTCCGTGCGGCGACGCGCGTTCCACGATCTCGCGGACCGCGGCCGTCGCGTTGAGCGTTCCCATGGTGCGGCCGCCGCGCCCCAGGCGGCTCTCGACGAACGCGTCGGCAACGGCCTGTGGAGCGTGCTGCACCAACAGCGACGCCTGCCACAGCAGCGCCAGCCGCTCGGCCACCGACCGCGCGCGGACTTCCAGCGCGGAAACGTCGCTCACGTCGCGCTCGAGGGCGGACAACTCCGCCGCAACGCGCGGGTCGTCCGCGACGGGTTCGATTTCGGCGCGCAACGCCGCAAGTGACTCGGGCTGTTTTCGAACGATGCGTAACACGTCCAGTGCATTGATGTTACCCGATCCCTCCCAGATCGAGTTCACGGGTGCCTCCCGGTACAAGCGCGGCATGATCGACTCTTCGACGTAACCGTTGCCGCCTAGACACTCGAGCGCCTCGCCGACGACGCCCGGCGCCCGCTTGCAGACGTAGTATTTTCCGACCGCGGTGCCGATGCGCTTGAGCGCAGCGGCGCGCTCGTCGTGTGGTGCGTCGTCGATTGCGCGTGCGACGCGCATAAAGAGTGCGATCGCCCCTTCGGACTCGAGCGCGACGTCGGCTAGAACGTTTTGCATCAGCGGACGATCGATCAGCGGCGCGCCGAACGTGCTGCGGTGGGTCGCATGGTGGATCGCTTGAACGAGCGCTTCGTGAATCAGTCCGGCGGAGCCGACGATGCAATCGAGCCGCGTATGGTTGACCATCTCGACGATCGTCCGTACGCCGCGTCCCTCTTCACCGATCATCCAGCCGTGGGTGCCGTCGAGTTCGATTTCGCTCGACGCGTTGCTGCGGTTGCCGAGCTTGTGCTTGAGACGCTGGATCGCAAACGGATTTCGGCTTCCATCGGCGAGCACGCGCGGAACGAAAAAGCACGTCAGCCCCGCACCGGCCTGCGCGAGCACGAGAAACGCGTCGCACATCGGCGCAGAGCAGAACCACTTGTGGCCGGTGAGCAGATATTCGTTCCCGGGACCAGGCCGGGACGCCGGCACGGCGCGCGTCGTGTTGGCGCGAACGTCCGACCCGCCTTGTTTCTCGGTCATGCCCATGCCGCAGAGCGCGGCGTTTTTCTCGGCGAGCGGCACGAGTCGCGGATCGTAAGCGCGCCGCGCAAAGGCCGGAACCCAGGCCGACGCAATTTCCGGTTGCAGCCGTATTGCCGGCACGGCTGCATAGGTCATCGAGATCGGGCAGCCGTGGCCCGACTCGACGTGCGACCACACGAAAAACTTCGCGGCGCGCCGAACGTGTGGATACGGCTGCGCGTCCTCCCACGGCGTGCCGTGCAGTCCGTACGCAGTCGCGCTGTGCAGCAACTCGTGCCACGCGGGATGAAAGCGCACTTCGTCAATGCGACGGCCGAACCGGTCGTGCGTACGCAGCTCCGGCTCGTGCTCGTTGGCGTCGAACCCAAGCGCGATCGTTTCGGGTTTACCGGCAAGCGCGCCGAGCGTCGTCAGCTCGTTCGACGACGCACCGGGTGCCTCGCGCGCGAGCGCTTCGACCAGCGCGCGATCGCTTAGGAAGACGTTATAGTTTTCGAGCGGCGGCGGCTGGTTCTCGACCCGATGGGTGGCCATACGAAAACATGATTGGTCGGCGTTTGAGCGGGTCCTGGCTCAAGCCGCGCCGGCGGCGGGCTCGCTACGCTCGCCCCGCCGCGGCTTGAGCATCGCGGTAAGGACGATCGCGATAAACGCGACGGCGCAAAACGCCAGATAGGCGTGACGGTAGCCCATTAACTCGCTCTTGCCCATGCCGATGAGACCGCCGGCAAGCGAGCTGCCGAAAATCTGACCGACGATGAGACATTGGCTGAGCAAGCCGATCGCGGTCGCGCGCGTTCGCTCGTGCGTTTCGTTCGTAACGATGTAGCGCGTCGGCGCTCCGAGCAGCGCGCCGAATCCGGCTCCGGCAACGATCATCGCCAACACCGCGAGTCCCATGGATTCAAAGCCGAGCGCGAAGATCGCTAACCCGATTTCCGTTAATACGGTACCGACCAGCAGCACGTCGCGACTGCCGACACGATCGAGCGCGCGACCCGACGCCGGAATGACGATGACGAACGTGAGCGCACCGAGCGCCGCTATCGCGCCTGCGGCGGCGGAAGAAAGATCCTGCGCGCCGACGAGCACGGTCGGAATGAAGAAGAGCGAGCCTTCGAGCACGCCGATCACGATCTCCAGGGCGTACGTTTTGGTAAGCTGCGGTGCGCGCAACAGTTCCAGCGGAACGATCGGATGGGCCGACAGCCGTTCC
The sequence above is drawn from the Candidatus Baltobacteraceae bacterium genome and encodes:
- a CDS encoding acyl-CoA dehydrogenase family protein; its protein translation is MATHRVENQPPPLENYNVFLSDRALVEALAREAPGASSNELTTLGALAGKPETIALGFDANEHEPELRTHDRFGRRIDEVRFHPAWHELLHSATAYGLHGTPWEDAQPYPHVRRAAKFFVWSHVESGHGCPISMTYAAVPAIRLQPEIASAWVPAFARRAYDPRLVPLAEKNAALCGMGMTEKQGGSDVRANTTRAVPASRPGPGNEYLLTGHKWFCSAPMCDAFLVLAQAGAGLTCFFVPRVLADGSRNPFAIQRLKHKLGNRSNASSEIELDGTHGWMIGEEGRGVRTIVEMVNHTRLDCIVGSAGLIHEALVQAIHHATHRSTFGAPLIDRPLMQNVLADVALESEGAIALFMRVARAIDDAPHDERAAALKRIGTAVGKYYVCKRAPGVVGEALECLGGNGYVEESIMPRLYREAPVNSIWEGSGNINALDVLRIVRKQPESLAALRAEIEPVADDPRVAAELSALERDVSDVSALEVRARSVAERLALLWQASLLVQHAPQAVADAFVESRLGRGGRTMGTLNATAAVREIVERASPHGVPIPV